In Helianthus annuus cultivar XRQ/B chromosome 3, HanXRQr2.0-SUNRISE, whole genome shotgun sequence, a single window of DNA contains:
- the LOC110929083 gene encoding uncharacterized protein LOC110929083 codes for MARLLSQTLIRSSNPFQSFKLGIIHHNRFATQSGKHQLIEVDLESDTEVEVLGLRKLEDAIHNIIVRQSAPDWLPFVPGSSYWVPPRRHRHDSKGIVSLLRKFSKPLTDEESLAVSSSRGWPSSSYFIEGTSTIHPVPIEMEPEVVHSNEENTSDDKNEEG; via the exons atggctcgTCTCCTCTCACAAACCCTAATTCGATCATCAAACCCCTTCCAATCATTCAAATTAGGCATAATCCACCACAACCGATTCGCAACACAATCAGGAAAACATCAATTGATCGAAGTAGATCTCGAATCCGACACCGAAGTTGAAGTTCTAGGGTTACGAAAGCTCGAAGACGCCATTCATAATATAATTGTGCGTCAATCGGCACCGGATTGGCTTCCGTTTGTTCCTGGATCGTCTTATTGGGTGCCTCCTCGTCGTCACCGGCATGATTCCAAGGGGATTGTTAGCTTGCTCAGGAAGTTTTCGAAGCCGTTGACGGATGAGGAGTCGTTGGCGGTTTCTTCGTCTCGTGGTTGGCCTTCTAGTTCTTATTTTATTGAAG GCACATCTACCATTCATCCAGTCCCCATTGAGATGGAACCAGAGGTTGTTCATAGCAATGAAGAGAATACTTCTGATGATAAAAATGAGGAAGGATGA
- the LOC110929082 gene encoding TBC1 domain family member 5, whose protein sequence is MLPEGSLSTESSPERSDLGGNRGFWELRGVHWRTDLGVLPCSSSADDVRRVTANTRRRYAALRRRLLIDPLIHKDGSNFPDPVMDNPLSQDPDSMWGRFFQKAELEKMVDQDLSRLYPEHGSYFQTPGCQGMLRRILLLWCISHPNYGYRQGMHELLAPLLYVLQADVERLSAVRKLYEHYFTDNFDGLTFHDSDELETQDDQVKFHNLEELDPKIQTIISFSDAYGAEGELGIVLSEKFMEHDAYCMFDALMNGSGGAVSMASFFSPSNGPQNGLPPVIEASSALYQLLAVVDSSLYTHFVELGVEPQYFALRWLRVLFGREFALEDLLVIWDAIFSFDNSKLNSENDNETNFEALNSSRGAFIASLAVSMILYIRSSILATETATSCLQRLLNFPKDVNLGKLLKKANSLVNDAINAMRSAPPPMYSDGFHEPVKPVTTMGFRTHSLSSDAAAPRSPLSVVRDSYWEEKWRVLHKEEEQKQTNPQKQSQRKGWSEKVKSRLLRTESDPSSSKAYGEKTGPSRRRVRRSLLDDLARQLGLEEEEETETEKAVGGNGGSEENSSIFSDPPSPIGGVNDNDNDNDNENDSEHSSVASNLLVDENDRDPEPELEPEPKPSNVADSGDAIQEVDDNGPGPVSDGPEDATTPLKGVENEESAGKSGLNLKDRIILSGKQWFWKFGKNNGDGSLEKGGDSTSSSLVGRDQKSDAASSGTDVTSKGESVNQNKICSLKNLGQSMVENLQVIESVFQQEKGETGQVDNLSKKALVDRGQMTAMAALKELRKISNILSEM, encoded by the exons ATGTTACCGGAAGGTTCGTTATCGACGGAATCGTCGCCGGAGAGAAGTGATTTGGGTGGGAATCGAGGGTTTTGGGAGCTTCGAGGGGTGCATTGGCGTACGGATTTGGGGGTGTTGCCCTGTTCTTCGTCTGCTGATGATGTTCGTCGTGTTACTGCTAATACTCGGAGAAG GTATGCAGCTTTAAGGCGAAGGCTCCTGATTGATCCTCTTATACACAAAGACGGAAGCAATTTTCCAGATCCCGTTATGGACAATCCCTTATCCCAAGATCCCG ATAGTATGTGGGGCCGTTTTTTTCAAAAAGCCGAGTTAGAGAAGATGGTAGACCAAGATCTGTCCCGCTTGTATCCTGAACATGGAAGCTACTTCCAGACTCCCGGTTGTCAGGGCATGTTAAGAAGAATTTTGTTGCTTTGGTGTATTAGTCACCCGAACTACGGGTACCGACAAG GGATGCATGAACTCTTGGCTCCTTTATTATATGTTCTCCAAGCCGATGTAGAACGTCTTTCTGCCGTTCGAAAACTATACGAACATTACTTCACTGATAATTTTGACGGCCTCACATTTCACGACTCTGATGAACTTGAAACCCAAGACGATCAAGTAAAGTTTCACAATCTTGAAGAACTCGATCCCAAGATTCAAACCATCATATCATTTAGTGATGCTTACGGGGCCGAGGGCGAATTGGGTATTGTGTTGTCCGAGAAGTTTATGGAACATGATGCGTATTGTATGTTTGATGCTTTAATGAATGGTTCTGGTGGTGCGGTTTCAATGGCCAGCTTTTTCTCTCCATCTAACGGGCCACAAAACGGGCTGCCACCTGTAATCGAAGCATCTTCTGCGTTATACCAGTTATTAGCCGTTGTGGATTCATCACTTTACACTCATTTTGTCGAGCTAGGAGTCGAGCCACAGTATTTTGCTCTTAGATGGTTACGGGTTCTTTTCGGGCGTGAGTTTGCTCTAGAGGACCTTTTGGTAATTTGGGACGCAATTTTTTCGTTTGACAACAGTAAACTAAATTCGGAAAATGATAACGAAACAAACTTTGAAGCTCTTAATTCATCCCGTGGGGCCTTTATTGCATCACTTGCTGTTTCGATGATACTTTATATTCGATCATCCATTCTCGCTACCGAAACCGCCACTTCTTGCCTCCAAAGATTACTAAACTTCCCGAAAGATGTAAATTTAGGGAAATTATTGAAAAAAGCGAATTCGTTAGTAAACGATGCTATCAATGCTATGAGATCAGCCCCACCTCCGATGTATAGTGACGGGTTCCATGAGCCCGTTAAGCCCGTTACGACAATGGGTTTCAGAACTCACAGTTTGTCATCTGATGCAGCGGCTCCGAGAAGCCCGTTAAGCGTGGTGCGTGATAGCTACTGGGAAGAGAAATGGAGGGTTTTGCACAAAGAAGAAGAACAAAAACAAACCAACCCGCAGAAGCAAAGTCAACGCAAAGGTTGGTCGGAGAAAGTGAAGTCGCGTTTGTTGAGAACGGAATCTGACCCGTCTTCTTCAAAGGCATATGGTGAAAAAACAGGACCATCTAGACGACGCGTTAGGAGAAGTTTGCTCGATGATTTAGCTCGACAGCTTGGattagaagaagaagaagaaaccgaGACCGAAAAAGCAGTCGGTGGAAATGGTGGTAGTGAAGAGAACTCGTCTATTTTCTCCGACCCGCCAAGCCCGATCGGTGGTGTTAACGATAacgataatgataatgataatgaaaACGACAGTGAGCATAGTAGTGTGGCTTCAAACTTACTAGTTGATGAAAACGATCGTGATCCCGAACCCGAACTTGAACCCGAGCCCAAGCCCAGTAATGTAGCGGATTCAGGTGATGCCATCCAGGAAGTGGATGATAATGGGCCGGGCCCAGTTTCTGATGGGCCGGAAGATGCTACTACACCGTTGAAAGGAGTCGAGAACGAAGAATCTGCCGGAAAGTCGGGATTGAATTTGAAAGATAGGATCATTTTATCGGGAAAGCAGTGGTTTTGGAAGTTCGGAAAGAACAACGGTGATGGTTCGTTGGAGAAAGGCGGTGATTCTACGAGTTCTTCTCTTGTGGGGCGCGATCAGAAGAGTGACGCGGCGTCTTCTGGGACGGATGTAACGAGCAAAGGAGAATCCGTGAACCAAAACAAGATTTGTTCGCTGAAAAATCTTGGTCAATCTATGGTGGAAAATCTTCAG GTGATTGAATCGGTGTTCCAGCAAGAAAAGGGTGAAACGGGTCAGGTAGATAACTTGTCAAAGAAGGCACTGGTAGACCGCGGACAGATGACAGCTATGGCCGCCCTGAAAGAGCTTAGGAAAATCAGCAATATTCTATCGGAAATGTGA